Proteins encoded by one window of Emticicia oligotrophica DSM 17448:
- a CDS encoding 3'-5' exonuclease, producing the protein MYTHSLKLRKPLAVIDLETTGVNVAKDKIVELCIAKAKLDGTVEVKTKLINPGIPIPLESSLIHGIYDEDVKDAPTFKQIGRALAQFLEGCDLAGFNSNRFDVPMLVEEFLRIDIDFDVKNRKLVDAQRIFHLMEPRTLSAAYKFFCNKTLDNAHSAEADTLATLEVLCSQVERYDGVKVKNDKGEEYEPVKNDMEVLHQLTSANIVDFAQRMILNNKGEIVFNFGKHNGKPVKAVLKQEPQYYDWMINGDFPLDTKRKLTEIKLKMMLDK; encoded by the coding sequence ATGTACACTCACTCACTCAAGTTACGTAAACCCTTAGCTGTAATTGACCTCGAAACTACAGGTGTAAATGTGGCCAAAGATAAAATTGTAGAACTCTGTATTGCTAAGGCAAAACTTGATGGTACGGTAGAAGTAAAAACCAAACTTATCAATCCGGGTATTCCAATTCCGCTAGAAAGTAGCCTCATTCACGGTATTTATGATGAAGATGTGAAAGATGCTCCTACATTCAAGCAAATCGGTAGAGCACTCGCTCAATTTTTAGAAGGCTGCGATTTAGCAGGTTTTAATAGCAATCGTTTTGATGTACCGATGTTGGTTGAAGAGTTTTTGAGAATTGATATTGATTTCGATGTAAAAAATCGCAAGCTGGTAGATGCTCAAAGAATTTTCCACCTAATGGAACCACGCACGCTTTCGGCAGCATATAAATTTTTCTGCAATAAAACCCTCGACAATGCCCATAGTGCCGAAGCAGATACTTTGGCAACACTAGAAGTACTTTGTTCTCAGGTAGAAAGATACGACGGCGTAAAAGTGAAAAACGATAAAGGTGAAGAGTACGAGCCTGTTAAAAATGATATGGAAGTGCTCCACCAGTTAACCTCAGCCAATATTGTTGATTTTGCTCAACGCATGATTTTAAACAATAAGGGAGAAATTGTGTTTAACTTTGGGAAACATAATGGAAAACCAGTAAAAGCAGTTTTAAAACAAGAACCCCAGTATTATGATTGGATGATTAACGGAGACTTCCCGCTTGATACCAAACGTAAACTCACTGAAATTAAGCTAAAAATGATGCTTGATAAATAG
- the nuoK gene encoding NADH-quinone oxidoreductase subunit NuoK, producing the protein MQSQIPDIFQIPLINYVLLASILFIIGIVGVLIRRNAIIIFMSVELMLNAVNLLLVAFSSYRSDPAGQVFVFFIMAVAAAEVAVGLAIIVMIYRNIRSIDVSLLDKLKW; encoded by the coding sequence ATGCAAAGCCAAATACCTGACATTTTTCAGATACCTCTAATAAACTACGTATTATTAGCAAGTATTTTGTTTATCATTGGCATCGTAGGCGTATTAATTCGCCGAAATGCTATCATTATCTTTATGTCTGTCGAATTGATGCTTAATGCGGTTAACCTACTTTTGGTGGCGTTTTCATCGTATCGTTCAGACCCCGCGGGACAAGTCTTTGTATTCTTCATTATGGCCGTAGCTGCTGCCGAAGTAGCCGTCGGTCTGGCCATTATCGTAATGATTTACCGCAACATTCGCTCAATTGATGTTAGCCTTTTAGATAAACTTAAATGGTAA
- the nuoL gene encoding NADH-quinone oxidoreductase subunit L, whose translation MLLIKLIPLFPLIGFLINGLGFRKISKGLAGWLGTGAALLSFVGAVSAYQAFMAGGEQPIIVNIFDWITVGSLNISFSFQIDQLSILMLFVVTGVGTLIHVYSMGYMHDDEGFGKFFAFLNLFLFSMLLLVMGSNYIVMFIGWEGVGLCSYLLIGFWNKNFEYGNAARKAFIMNRVGDLGFLIGIFLIINQFGTVEYLQVFEKAKGLSIGNAAIIAITACLFIGATGKSAQIPLYTWLPDAMAGPTPVSALIHAATMVTSGLYMIVRSNILYTLAPGTLEVVAWVGAATALFAATIGIFQNDIKKVLAYSTVSQLGYMFMAMGVAAYTSGFFHVVTHAFFKALLFLGAGSVIHAMSGEQDIRKMGGLGGKIKITAITFLIGTIAISGIPPFAGFFSKDEILAHVYEHNKIMWVLAVIGSMMTAFYMFRLYFLTFTGSFRGTHEQEHHVHESPFSMTLPLMVLAVFSIVGGFMGIPEIFHFPHALAEFMKPLFAGSLAVNPEFAGAPIDHSTEWMLMGISVAAAVVSILFAYSKFGGSKNVPAEDSAIEGFQKTVYNKYYIDEAYWAIFVTPVKHLSNLFAYVVEPKGFDGIVNGIGNLVDSVSGKVRKLQAGGTGFYLFAMVIGIAVILTMNLGYQVVETIKTFVGIK comes from the coding sequence ATGTTATTAATAAAACTTATACCTTTATTTCCACTCATCGGTTTCCTAATCAATGGGCTTGGTTTCCGCAAAATATCTAAAGGTCTGGCAGGATGGCTTGGTACAGGAGCGGCACTTCTTTCATTCGTAGGTGCAGTTTCAGCTTATCAGGCATTTATGGCAGGCGGCGAACAGCCAATCATTGTAAATATTTTTGATTGGATTACTGTTGGTTCATTAAATATCAGTTTTTCTTTCCAAATCGACCAATTATCAATTTTAATGCTCTTCGTTGTGACGGGTGTGGGTACGCTCATTCACGTATATTCGATGGGCTATATGCACGATGACGAAGGATTTGGTAAATTCTTTGCCTTTTTAAACCTCTTCTTATTCTCGATGTTATTGCTCGTAATGGGTTCAAACTACATCGTCATGTTTATTGGTTGGGAAGGTGTAGGTCTTTGTTCGTACTTACTAATCGGTTTCTGGAATAAAAATTTCGAATACGGCAATGCTGCTCGCAAAGCCTTTATCATGAACCGTGTAGGTGACTTAGGATTTTTGATTGGTATTTTCTTGATTATCAACCAATTTGGTACAGTTGAATACCTACAAGTATTCGAAAAAGCGAAAGGTCTTTCAATAGGTAATGCCGCTATTATAGCCATTACAGCTTGCTTATTTATCGGTGCGACTGGTAAATCAGCTCAAATTCCACTTTATACTTGGTTACCAGATGCCATGGCGGGTCCGACTCCAGTTTCGGCCTTAATTCACGCTGCTACCATGGTTACGTCTGGTCTTTACATGATTGTTCGCTCAAATATTCTTTATACACTTGCTCCGGGTACACTCGAAGTAGTGGCATGGGTGGGTGCAGCAACAGCTCTTTTTGCCGCAACAATTGGTATTTTCCAAAACGATATCAAAAAAGTATTGGCTTACTCAACAGTGAGCCAGTTAGGTTATATGTTTATGGCGATGGGTGTTGCCGCTTACACTTCTGGTTTCTTCCACGTCGTAACACACGCTTTCTTCAAAGCTTTATTATTCTTAGGTGCTGGTAGCGTAATTCATGCCATGAGCGGCGAACAAGATATTCGCAAAATGGGTGGTCTTGGTGGAAAAATCAAGATTACAGCTATTACATTCCTAATCGGTACAATTGCTATCTCTGGTATTCCTCCATTTGCAGGTTTCTTCTCGAAAGATGAAATTTTAGCTCATGTTTACGAGCACAATAAAATCATGTGGGTATTAGCGGTTATTGGTTCAATGATGACTGCCTTCTATATGTTCCGTTTGTATTTCTTAACTTTCACTGGAAGTTTCAGAGGAACACACGAGCAAGAGCATCACGTACACGAATCACCATTTAGTATGACCCTCCCATTAATGGTTCTTGCTGTATTCTCGATAGTTGGCGGTTTTATGGGTATTCCTGAAATCTTCCATTTCCCACATGCACTTGCCGAGTTCATGAAACCTCTCTTTGCGGGCTCGTTAGCGGTGAATCCTGAGTTTGCAGGTGCTCCAATCGACCACTCTACGGAATGGATGTTGATGGGTATATCAGTGGCAGCAGCGGTAGTTTCTATTTTATTTGCTTATTCTAAGTTTGGTGGAAGCAAGAATGTTCCTGCTGAAGATTCAGCGATTGAAGGCTTCCAAAAGACAGTTTACAACAAGTATTATATTGATGAAGCGTACTGGGCAATTTTTGTAACACCAGTAAAACACTTATCTAATTTATTCGCTTATGTAGTTGAGCCAAAAGGCTTTGATGGCATTGTGAATGGCATCGGTAATTTAGTCGATTCTGTAAGTGGAAAGGTACGTAAGCTACAAGCGGGTGGAACAGGGTTCTATCTATTTGCGATGGTTATCGGCATTGCCGTTATCCTAACAATGAACCTTGGCTACCAAGTAGTAGAAACAATCAAAACATTTGTTGGAATCAAATAA
- a CDS encoding complex I subunit 4 family protein codes for MLALTLILIPLIGSLVLLLLKGSSVSTSKNTALVASLATFAVAIYSFLTFDAQSSIGVKYSWMKDLNINFHIAIDGISILMVLLTAFLVPIIITSTFKHTYKNHASFYALILLAETALMGVFMARDIFLFYFFYEAALIPVYFIAALWGGQNAPRITFKMFVYTIFGSLFMLVAIVFLYIKGASADINQLVTTAKLLTPSTQNMLFWAFFIAFAIKMPVLPFHTWQPDAYSESPTPATMLLSGLLSKMGVYGLIRIMLPLSPAGVANWGLYGMILAVVGLIYGSIIAIQQNNIKRLIAYSSFAHMGLMAAGVLSGNINGIQGALLQMVAHGVNAVGLFFIVKVIYDRTGTRDLSALGGITQKTPALSIYFMIIMLGSVALPLTNGFVGEFLLLKGVYDKDACLGIFAGLTIILGAVYMLRLMQRSMFGEANEITAKFKDVSGSEIAVLLPIATVVIITGLFPNVFLKVTEPAVNLLLQMLK; via the coding sequence ATGTTGGCACTAACACTCATACTTATACCCCTTATTGGTAGCCTCGTGCTATTATTACTGAAAGGAAGTAGCGTAAGTACATCTAAAAATACTGCACTCGTGGCATCATTGGCTACATTTGCAGTGGCCATCTATAGTTTCTTGACTTTCGATGCTCAATCATCAATTGGTGTAAAATATAGTTGGATGAAAGACCTCAATATCAATTTTCATATTGCTATTGATGGTATTAGTATCTTGATGGTTTTACTTACTGCCTTCTTGGTTCCAATAATTATCACCTCGACTTTCAAGCATACTTATAAAAATCACGCTTCTTTTTATGCCCTTATCTTATTAGCAGAAACTGCTTTGATGGGAGTATTCATGGCACGTGATATTTTCTTATTCTACTTCTTCTATGAAGCTGCCTTGATTCCAGTTTATTTCATTGCAGCTCTTTGGGGTGGACAAAATGCACCACGCATTACTTTTAAGATGTTTGTTTACACCATTTTTGGTAGTTTATTTATGTTGGTAGCTATTGTTTTCTTATATATCAAAGGAGCATCGGCCGACATCAATCAATTAGTTACAACTGCTAAATTACTTACACCTTCAACTCAAAATATGTTATTCTGGGCATTTTTCATTGCTTTTGCTATTAAAATGCCAGTGCTTCCATTTCATACTTGGCAGCCAGATGCTTATTCAGAATCTCCAACTCCAGCAACGATGCTTCTTTCGGGTCTTCTCTCTAAAATGGGGGTTTATGGCTTGATTCGTATCATGTTGCCTTTATCACCAGCTGGAGTAGCAAACTGGGGATTATACGGAATGATTCTTGCGGTTGTGGGTTTAATCTACGGTTCAATCATTGCAATTCAGCAAAACAATATCAAACGCCTCATTGCTTATTCTTCTTTTGCTCACATGGGTTTGATGGCCGCAGGTGTGCTTTCGGGCAATATCAATGGTATTCAGGGAGCTTTACTTCAAATGGTTGCTCACGGTGTAAACGCAGTTGGTTTATTTTTCATCGTAAAAGTCATTTACGACCGCACTGGAACACGTGATTTATCAGCATTGGGTGGTATTACACAAAAAACACCTGCATTAAGCATTTACTTCATGATTATTATGCTTGGTAGCGTGGCTCTTCCTTTAACAAATGGCTTTGTTGGTGAGTTCTTATTGTTGAAAGGTGTTTATGACAAAGATGCTTGTTTAGGAATCTTCGCTGGACTCACAATCATTTTAGGAGCTGTATATATGCTCCGTTTGATGCAACGCTCAATGTTTGGCGAAGCCAACGAAATTACAGCTAAATTTAAGGATGTTAGTGGTAGCGAAATTGCTGTTTTATTACCAATTGCAACAGTAGTAATCATCACTGGTCTTTTTCCGAATGTATTCTTAAAAGTAACTGAACCTGCTGTTAATTTACTTTTGCAAATGCTCAAGTAA